A stretch of the Chitiniphilus purpureus genome encodes the following:
- a CDS encoding glycosyltransferase family 39 protein, with the protein MATLIYSQGLPGGFLLDDSSNLELLEGVTDRLSWQQWLEFLQRQGFAGPTGRPVALTTFFLQAPAWPHDPAAFKVVNIAIHLINTILIYRIAQIVFSNSVFKEQKQQYALLLTILWACNPLHISTVLYVIQRMALLSSMFMLLGFCCYYQLRLAAEQHQLRRVICWLVITLICAALSIFSKENGILLPVLILAAEHTIFRARPCTKILIAFKCLSALCLAALLIYLANSALAPEWTNRSFNARERLMTEPRILLDYLYKILLPSPAALGLFYDNYPLSTSLFSPFATLPALIVVIGLVIAGIAFAPYYPLACFGILWFLGNHLLESTSLNLELYFEHRNYIALFGPLLIPIGLTYYLGRAGMKKIAKATFTMYLGLTLAITFHEARIWSNPLEQAYVWAKRKPDSMRAQEAAAVIIANNGHVLEAATLVWQSAQRHQDAGPWISLVRLHCMDQRVTIPDILTINQKLSAAPFSLAAGNTLEELMSFVVEGHCKHLDPAYVSNIATQLIKNKNFQRAFGYDYLYFIRARMKHLTNDINGAVADLDSARQVDPADPEYPIIQAYWRYKQGHYPAALDLLQQSDEVVRKLPSLRRDLYYSKMLALRQAINKGSSNEQKH; encoded by the coding sequence ATGGCTACCTTGATTTATTCTCAAGGATTGCCCGGCGGATTTCTGCTGGATGACTCATCGAACCTAGAGTTGTTGGAGGGGGTGACTGATCGTTTGAGCTGGCAACAGTGGCTGGAATTCCTGCAGCGCCAGGGTTTTGCCGGACCTACTGGCCGGCCAGTTGCACTGACGACATTTTTCTTGCAGGCGCCTGCCTGGCCGCATGACCCTGCAGCGTTCAAGGTGGTGAATATCGCCATCCATCTGATCAATACAATTCTGATTTATCGAATCGCTCAAATCGTCTTCTCCAATAGTGTATTCAAGGAGCAGAAACAGCAGTACGCCTTGCTGCTCACTATATTGTGGGCCTGTAATCCGCTGCATATTTCAACGGTGCTGTATGTCATACAGCGTATGGCTTTGTTGAGCAGCATGTTCATGTTGCTTGGGTTTTGCTGCTATTACCAGTTGCGGCTGGCTGCAGAGCAGCATCAACTACGCCGCGTGATTTGCTGGCTTGTAATCACTCTGATCTGTGCTGCGCTTTCCATTTTCTCAAAAGAGAACGGCATACTGCTGCCCGTACTGATTTTGGCCGCGGAGCATACGATATTCCGAGCGCGTCCTTGTACAAAGATATTAATTGCATTCAAATGCCTCTCAGCGCTTTGTTTGGCCGCGCTTCTGATTTATTTGGCGAATAGCGCGTTGGCTCCAGAATGGACCAACAGGAGTTTCAACGCACGGGAGCGGTTAATGACGGAGCCGCGTATCCTGCTGGACTATCTGTATAAAATCTTGCTGCCCAGCCCAGCTGCGCTAGGCTTGTTCTACGATAATTACCCACTATCGACATCCCTCTTCTCCCCCTTTGCTACCCTTCCGGCACTGATAGTCGTCATAGGCCTTGTCATAGCTGGTATCGCATTCGCTCCGTATTACCCGCTTGCTTGTTTTGGCATTCTCTGGTTTTTGGGGAATCATCTACTTGAATCCACGTCGTTGAATCTTGAGCTCTACTTCGAGCACCGTAATTACATTGCCCTATTTGGCCCATTACTCATTCCTATAGGGTTGACATATTACCTTGGCCGCGCAGGAATGAAGAAAATAGCCAAAGCCACTTTTACTATGTACCTAGGGCTTACGTTGGCTATTACTTTCCATGAAGCAAGGATCTGGTCCAATCCATTGGAACAAGCGTATGTGTGGGCAAAACGCAAGCCTGATTCCATGCGTGCCCAGGAGGCTGCTGCGGTGATAATCGCAAACAATGGCCATGTGCTTGAGGCAGCCACGCTTGTGTGGCAGTCCGCACAACGACATCAAGATGCAGGGCCGTGGATTTCGCTGGTCAGACTGCATTGTATGGATCAGCGCGTAACCATTCCTGATATCTTGACAATCAATCAGAAGTTATCGGCGGCCCCGTTTTCGCTCGCTGCAGGCAACACATTGGAAGAACTGATGTCTTTTGTCGTCGAAGGGCATTGCAAGCACCTGGATCCAGCCTATGTGTCGAACATCGCGACGCAATTGATAAAAAATAAGAATTTCCAGCGGGCCTTCGGTTATGATTATCTTTATTTTATCCGGGCCCGAATGAAGCATCTTACCAATGATATCAATGGTGCTGTGGCAGATCTTGATTCGGCTCGTCAGGTTGATCCCGCTGACCCTGAGTATCCTATCATTCAAGCCTATTGGCGGTACAAGCAAGGGCATTACCCTGCTGCACTTGACCTGCTTCAGCAATCTGATGAAGTCGTGCGTAAACTTCCTTCGTTGAGACGGGATTTGTATTATTCAAAGATGCTTGCTTTAAGGCAAGCCATCAACAAGGGCTCATCCAATGAACAGAAGCACTAG
- a CDS encoding pilin encodes MKRMQQGFTLIELMIVVAIIGILAAVAIPAYQDYTARAQVTEGMNLLAGLKTPVSETYADQGVLTIPTTAVRTGRYVQGLQLNTSTGAITATFKPTGSVNAKVGGKTIVFTYSTNNGRWSCNAASLDPAVRPKSCS; translated from the coding sequence ATGAAAAGAATGCAGCAAGGTTTTACCTTGATCGAGCTGATGATCGTGGTCGCGATTATCGGTATCCTCGCCGCTGTGGCTATCCCGGCCTACCAGGATTACACCGCCCGCGCCCAGGTGACTGAAGGCATGAATTTGCTTGCAGGTTTGAAGACCCCAGTCTCGGAAACCTATGCAGATCAAGGAGTTTTGACCATACCGACTACTGCGGTTAGAACGGGTAGATATGTGCAAGGCCTCCAACTCAATACGAGCACTGGCGCAATTACTGCTACTTTCAAACCGACAGGCAGCGTTAATGCCAAAGTGGGGGGTAAAACTATTGTCTTTACTTATTCCACAAACAATGGTCGGTGGAGTTGCAACGCTGCCAGCCTTGATCCTGCAGTCAGGCCAAAGAGCTGCTCTTAA
- a CDS encoding pilin: protein MQKGFTLIELMIVVAIIGVLAAVAIPAYQSYTARAQAAEALQLFDGVRGRVSVEYQQNGGLDIPTGTSISGQYVATIDRTPATADYVATFRTNAAGMIKTRKLKLTFNTASSEWRCSNVDLPAGAVPTVCQ from the coding sequence ATGCAAAAGGGCTTCACTTTGATCGAGCTGATGATCGTGGTTGCGATCATCGGTGTCCTCGCGGCTGTCGCGATCCCTGCATACCAGAGCTATACGGCGCGCGCGCAGGCGGCGGAGGCGCTGCAGTTGTTCGATGGCGTACGTGGCCGCGTTTCGGTGGAGTATCAGCAGAATGGTGGATTGGATATCCCTACAGGTACCAGTATTTCTGGGCAATATGTAGCAACGATTGATAGGACACCGGCAACTGCAGACTACGTAGCAACGTTTAGGACCAATGCCGCTGGCATGATCAAGACGCGCAAGCTGAAGCTGACCTTCAACACCGCTTCTTCAGAGTGGCGTTGCAGCAACGTAGACCTGCCAGCAGGGGCTGTACCTACTGTTTGCCAGTAA